From Pseudomonas fluorescens, one genomic window encodes:
- a CDS encoding sigma-54-dependent transcriptional regulator, whose translation MLNSVMVVDDERSIRDAVEQWLSLSGFSVQLFSRAEECLAQLPENFPGVILSDVRMPGLGGLELLARVRKQDADLPVILLTGHGDVPMAVEAMRDGAYDFLEKPFSPETLLNSLRRALDKRRLVLENRALHEQADNRNRLEASLLGVSPGLQTLRRQVLDLAALPVNVLIRGETGSGKELVARCLHDFGPRADKPFVALNCAAIPEQLFEAELFGHESGAFTGAQGKRIGKLEYADGGTLFLDEIESMPLAQQVKLLRVLQEQKLERLGANQSITVDLRIIAATKPDLLDEARAGRFREDLAYRLNVAQLRLPPLRERREDIPLLYAHFAQAAAQRLGRNVEPLGGAQLSRLLSHDWPGNVRELANVAERQVLGLGEPEPDGIAPGQSLAAQQEAFEAQCLRAALTRHKGDVKSVLEELQLPRRTFNEKMQRHGLTREMFLS comes from the coding sequence ATGTTGAACTCAGTGATGGTGGTCGATGACGAGCGCAGCATTCGTGACGCTGTCGAGCAATGGCTGAGCCTGTCCGGGTTCTCGGTGCAACTCTTCAGTCGCGCCGAGGAATGCCTGGCGCAATTGCCGGAGAATTTCCCCGGGGTCATCCTCAGCGATGTGCGCATGCCAGGTCTTGGCGGCCTGGAGTTGCTGGCCAGGGTGCGAAAGCAGGATGCCGATCTTCCGGTGATCCTGTTGACCGGACACGGTGATGTGCCGATGGCGGTGGAGGCCATGCGCGACGGGGCCTATGACTTCCTCGAAAAACCCTTCAGCCCCGAGACCCTGCTCAACAGCCTGCGCCGGGCGCTGGACAAGCGCCGGCTGGTCCTGGAAAACCGCGCCCTGCATGAGCAGGCCGACAACCGCAACAGACTCGAGGCCAGCCTGCTCGGCGTATCCCCGGGTCTGCAGACCCTGCGCCGGCAAGTCCTGGACCTTGCCGCGCTACCGGTCAACGTGCTGATCCGCGGTGAGACCGGCAGCGGCAAGGAGTTGGTTGCGCGCTGCCTGCACGACTTCGGGCCTCGGGCCGACAAGCCCTTCGTGGCCTTGAACTGTGCGGCGATACCCGAGCAACTGTTTGAGGCCGAGCTGTTCGGCCACGAAAGCGGCGCCTTCACCGGCGCCCAGGGCAAGCGCATCGGCAAACTGGAGTACGCCGACGGCGGCACCCTGTTCCTCGACGAAATCGAGAGCATGCCGCTGGCGCAACAGGTGAAACTGCTGCGGGTGCTGCAGGAACAGAAACTCGAACGCCTGGGGGCCAATCAGAGCATCACCGTGGACTTGCGGATCATTGCCGCGACCAAGCCCGACCTGCTGGACGAAGCCCGCGCCGGACGCTTTCGCGAAGACCTGGCGTACCGCCTGAACGTCGCGCAATTACGTTTGCCGCCGTTGCGCGAGCGCCGCGAAGACATTCCCCTGCTCTACGCCCACTTCGCCCAAGCCGCGGCGCAACGCTTGGGGCGCAACGTCGAGCCCTTGGGCGGGGCGCAATTGAGCCGGCTGTTGAGCCACGACTGGCCGGGCAACGTACGCGAACTGGCCAACGTTGCCGAGCGACAGGTACTTGGCCTGGGTGAACCGGAACCCGACGGCATCGCTCCCGGCCAATCCCTCGCCGCCCAACAAGAGGCGTTCGAAGCGCAATGCCTGCGTGCGGCATTGACCCGGCACAAGGGCGATGTGAAATCGGTGCTCGAAGAACTGCAACTGCCACGCCGGACCTTCAATGAAAAGATGCAGCGGCATGGCCTGACACGCGAGATGTTCCTCAGCTGA